The proteins below are encoded in one region of Winogradskyella helgolandensis:
- the rho gene encoding transcription termination factor Rho, producing the protein MFEISQLKAKKLPELQEIAKQLNVPKYRTQKKLDLVYQILDYQAANPSAVKATVATETTTATTKTSEAPKKQESKPQPKRARVPQKPKETKDQKSLDLVDKPEEAKAKPQAPNKPNPRKPVERKPQEKKSNEDKTNTDKPSNKPQEQKKPNPRKDDNRRPQNKDNRQPRSKDGNTHGNSKNNGNRDSRNRYREPDFEFDAIIESEGVLDVMQDGYGFLRSSDYNYLSSPDDIYVSQSQIRLFGLKVGDTVLGNVRPPKEGEKYFPLIKVSKINGQLPNVVRDRVAFEHLTPLFPQEKFNIAEKQATISTRIMDLFAPIGKGQRGMIVSQPKTGKTMLLKDVANAIAANHPEVYQMILLIDERPEEVTDMQRNVRGEVIASTFDKEAHEHVKIANIVLEKAKRLVECGHDVVILLDSITRLARAYNSVQPASGKILSGGVDANALHKPKRFFGAARNIENGGSLTIIATALTETGSKMDEVIFEEFKGTGNMELQLDRKISNRRIFPAIDLTSSSTRRDDILLDATTIQRMWVMRKYLADMNPVEAMEFINDRFKQTRNNEEFLISMNG; encoded by the coding sequence GTACCTAAATACCGTACACAAAAAAAATTAGACTTGGTTTATCAAATTTTAGATTACCAAGCAGCAAATCCTAGTGCCGTTAAAGCTACTGTCGCAACTGAAACAACAACAGCAACAACTAAAACTTCAGAAGCACCAAAGAAACAGGAAAGCAAACCACAACCAAAACGAGCTAGAGTCCCACAAAAACCGAAAGAAACTAAAGACCAAAAATCTTTAGACTTAGTGGACAAGCCAGAAGAAGCAAAAGCAAAACCTCAAGCACCAAATAAACCTAATCCTCGTAAACCTGTAGAGCGCAAGCCACAAGAAAAAAAATCTAACGAGGACAAAACAAACACAGACAAGCCTAGCAATAAACCTCAAGAACAAAAGAAGCCTAATCCTCGAAAAGATGACAACAGACGTCCTCAAAACAAGGATAACAGACAACCACGTTCTAAAGATGGTAACACGCATGGTAATTCAAAAAACAATGGAAATAGAGATAGCAGAAATCGCTACCGTGAGCCAGATTTTGAATTTGATGCCATTATTGAAAGTGAAGGTGTTTTAGATGTTATGCAAGATGGTTATGGCTTTTTAAGATCTTCGGATTATAATTATCTATCCTCTCCTGATGACATTTACGTATCGCAATCTCAAATTCGTTTATTTGGATTAAAAGTTGGTGATACAGTTTTAGGAAATGTACGCCCTCCAAAAGAAGGTGAAAAATATTTCCCATTAATAAAAGTAAGTAAGATTAACGGTCAATTACCAAATGTAGTAAGAGACAGAGTTGCTTTTGAGCATTTAACTCCATTATTTCCACAAGAGAAATTTAATATTGCCGAAAAGCAAGCCACAATTTCTACACGTATTATGGATTTATTTGCGCCAATTGGTAAAGGACAACGTGGTATGATCGTATCGCAACCAAAAACGGGTAAAACCATGTTACTTAAGGATGTTGCCAATGCTATTGCAGCCAACCATCCTGAAGTTTATCAAATGATTTTATTAATTGATGAACGTCCTGAAGAAGTTACAGATATGCAACGTAATGTACGTGGTGAAGTGATTGCTTCTACTTTTGATAAAGAAGCACACGAGCATGTGAAAATTGCCAATATTGTTTTAGAAAAAGCAAAACGTTTGGTAGAATGTGGCCATGATGTAGTGATTCTTTTAGATTCAATTACACGTTTGGCAAGAGCTTATAACTCGGTACAACCAGCATCTGGAAAGATTCTTTCTGGTGGTGTTGATGCTAATGCTTTACACAAACCAAAACGTTTCTTCGGTGCTGCTCGTAATATTGAAAATGGTGGTTCTTTAACTATTATTGCTACGGCATTAACTGAAACCGGTTCTAAAATGGACGAAGTAATCTTCGAAGAATTTAAAGGAACTGGTAATATGGAATTACAATTAGATCGTAAGATTTCTAACCGTCGTATTTTCCCAGCTATCGATTTAACATCATCAAGTACAAGACGTGATGATATTTTATTAGACGCCACTACAATTCAAAGAATGTGGGTAATGCGTAAGTATCTAGCTGATATGAATCCGGTTGAAGCTATGGAATTCATTAATGATCGTTTTAAGCAAACAAGAAACAATGAAGAGTTTTTGATTTCTATGAATGGATAA
- a CDS encoding RNA methyltransferase, which translates to MNDNLINEFFGIGIQNGKTPENLGVLWRSAQNLGASFIFTIGNRYAKQACDTHNAVKSMPYFHYETFEDFFKNIPKGARLVGVELTDEALPLETFNHPRRCVYLLGAEDHGLSKQAIEKSHFLIKFNSQLSLNVSVAGSIVMYDRGIAKPRV; encoded by the coding sequence ATGAATGATAATCTCATAAACGAATTCTTCGGAATTGGAATTCAGAATGGAAAAACACCTGAAAATCTCGGTGTACTGTGGCGATCAGCTCAAAATCTTGGTGCGAGTTTTATTTTTACCATTGGTAATCGTTATGCTAAACAGGCTTGTGACACGCACAATGCAGTTAAGTCAATGCCTTATTTTCATTATGAAACTTTTGAAGACTTCTTTAAAAATATACCAAAAGGAGCTCGACTTGTTGGTGTAGAATTAACAGATGAAGCACTTCCTTTGGAAACCTTTAATCATCCTAGGCGTTGTGTTTATTTATTGGGAGCAGAAGATCATGGATTGTCTAAGCAAGCCATCGAAAAGAGCCATTTTTTAATAAAATTCAATTCTCAATTAAGTCTTAATGTTTCCGTAGCAGGTAGTATTGTGATGTATGATAGAGGTATTGCTAAGCCAAGAGTTTAG
- a CDS encoding helix-turn-helix domain-containing protein: MKTIDIKANNLQKMFNALKNTIGGSYSTQLNEAELYIDNGLGKGFIRGIELGRDTIFVEFDIKFKEDVKFCIKSPQRAVANFLYCTEGKLSHSFANTNKIKTVETFQTGISANITTNENHICFYKDVYVNATIISVNTSNKSSEEHPINKMVSEIFIKNNTEDYSYIGSYNLKIADSIKQLKAIKQSGVVRTLLIQGMVNVILAMEIEQHSFDITSSQNPTGSLTGFELKQVKELSDYINNFPETNLSVIELAAKISISPAKVQEGFKMMHGKTLNNYIRFVRVKKSEELIKSTDLNISEIVYTLGFSSRSYFSKIFKEQYKCSPIEYKQNIKLAATA; this comes from the coding sequence ATGAAAACTATAGATATCAAAGCAAATAATCTTCAAAAAATGTTTAATGCATTAAAGAACACCATAGGAGGATCATATTCAACGCAGCTCAATGAAGCAGAATTATATATTGATAATGGATTAGGAAAAGGATTCATTAGAGGAATTGAATTAGGGCGTGATACAATCTTTGTAGAATTTGATATAAAATTTAAAGAAGATGTAAAGTTTTGTATTAAAAGTCCACAACGTGCTGTTGCTAATTTCCTATACTGCACTGAAGGTAAATTGTCACACTCTTTTGCTAATACAAATAAAATTAAAACGGTTGAAACATTTCAAACCGGAATCTCAGCGAATATAACAACTAACGAAAACCATATTTGTTTTTATAAGGATGTGTATGTTAATGCTACAATAATTTCAGTAAATACATCAAATAAGAGCTCCGAAGAGCACCCAATAAATAAAATGGTGTCTGAAATTTTTATAAAAAACAATACAGAAGATTATAGTTACATTGGGTCTTATAATTTAAAAATTGCAGACAGTATTAAGCAATTAAAGGCCATTAAACAAAGTGGTGTCGTAAGAACACTATTAATTCAAGGTATGGTAAATGTTATACTTGCTATGGAGATAGAACAACACTCGTTTGATATTACCAGTTCTCAAAATCCTACAGGTTCACTTACCGGGTTTGAGTTGAAACAAGTAAAAGAATTATCAGATTATATAAATAATTTTCCTGAAACGAACCTAAGTGTAATTGAGCTTGCAGCTAAGATTTCAATAAGTCCAGCAAAAGTACAAGAAGGATTTAAGATGATGCATGGAAAGACTTTAAACAATTACATACGATTTGTTAGAGTTAAAAAGTCTGAAGAGCTTATAAAAAGTACAGATTTAAATATTTCAGAGATTGTATATACGCTTGGTTTTTCTAGTAGAAGTTATTTTTCTAAAATCTTTAAAGAGCAATATAAATGTTCTCCGATAGAGTATAAACAAAACATTAAGTTAGCTGCAACAGCATAA
- a CDS encoding lmo0937 family membrane protein — translation MKTLLYVSLVLLVILWAIGFFVYAISAIIHLLLVLAIILLIVANKK, via the coding sequence ATGAAGACTCTTCTATATGTTTCATTAGTACTATTAGTTATCCTTTGGGCCATAGGATTTTTTGTTTATGCTATATCTGCAATAATTCACTTATTATTAGTATTGGCTATCATTTTACTTATAGTAGCCAACAAAAAATAA
- a CDS encoding sensor histidine kinase — translation MPSPSSRYLRTAFIVGLFVILCIGGFTYKHISELSQTSKVVKDNYSLRSELEHIISNLKDAEIGHRGYLLTHDSLFLNPYKESLQKVTVNLSRLDTLIVPNSEQVEKLKDLESDIEKRFKNFDKSFSLANDDDTILTQDLLFLLHEGEIRMDRIRADITAMLDIEERLLSHNQEINEEKIGLTPLFFYGLLIVTLVILLLAYFKMTKDLKALKESNTELEIFEKLTKQSEIVSNTSTWVWYIEENEFEFSDNLYRLVGEEPQSFEPTLENFYKYVHEEDISNLGQQVSTMMQEEDLPFTSFRVVRKDGAIRHLKAYSKLMDDTEGDKKMLGVTIDATNEVENYRIIEQRNQELERTNKELSAFNYVASHDLQEPLRKIQTFMSRLETKEKDHISESGQVYIQRMKSASARMRMLIEDLLQYSRTNTSEKEYLKTNMNMLLEHAKTELIDSIEEKQAKIICDDLPTMDVISFQIQQLFINLISNSLKYSKEGVPPIIKITHHEVLSREVDAIKDSLYKFHHKITFIDNGIGFEQAYADKIFLLFNRLHGKSEYSGTGIGLAICKKIVENHRGVILAQGKPNFGATFIIYLPFLK, via the coding sequence ATGCCTTCACCTTCTAGCAGATATCTTAGAACCGCTTTTATTGTTGGTCTTTTCGTTATTTTATGTATTGGTGGTTTTACATATAAACATATTAGCGAACTGTCACAAACATCAAAAGTTGTTAAAGACAATTACTCTTTAAGAAGTGAGTTAGAGCATATTATTTCTAACCTCAAAGACGCAGAAATTGGGCATAGAGGTTATTTGCTAACACACGATTCTTTATTTCTTAATCCCTACAAAGAAAGTTTACAAAAAGTTACCGTTAACCTTTCTAGGTTAGATACTTTAATTGTTCCTAATAGTGAGCAGGTAGAAAAACTTAAGGATTTAGAAAGTGATATAGAGAAACGATTTAAGAATTTTGATAAATCGTTTAGCCTGGCTAATGATGATGATACGATACTAACACAAGACTTATTATTCTTGCTACATGAAGGTGAAATTAGGATGGACAGAATCCGTGCTGATATCACCGCAATGTTAGATATAGAAGAACGTTTGTTATCCCATAATCAGGAAATTAATGAAGAGAAAATAGGTCTCACTCCTTTATTTTTTTATGGTTTATTAATCGTTACATTAGTTATTCTTCTGCTAGCTTACTTTAAAATGACTAAGGATTTAAAAGCTCTCAAAGAGAGTAATACGGAATTAGAAATTTTTGAAAAATTAACGAAGCAATCTGAGATTGTTAGTAATACCAGTACTTGGGTTTGGTATATTGAAGAAAATGAATTTGAATTCTCGGACAACCTATACCGTTTAGTGGGTGAAGAACCACAAAGTTTTGAACCGACATTGGAAAATTTTTATAAATACGTTCACGAAGAAGATATTAGTAATTTAGGGCAGCAAGTGAGTACGATGATGCAAGAAGAAGACTTGCCTTTTACAAGTTTTAGAGTCGTGCGTAAGGATGGGGCAATTAGACACCTAAAGGCCTATTCTAAACTTATGGATGATACTGAAGGTGATAAAAAAATGTTAGGGGTCACCATTGATGCGACTAATGAAGTTGAAAATTATAGGATTATTGAACAGCGTAATCAAGAATTAGAACGTACAAATAAAGAACTGTCTGCATTTAACTATGTGGCGAGTCATGATTTACAAGAGCCTTTAAGAAAAATCCAGACATTTATGTCGCGATTAGAAACAAAAGAAAAGGATCATATTTCTGAAAGTGGACAAGTTTACATTCAAAGAATGAAATCTGCATCTGCCAGAATGCGTATGCTTATTGAAGATTTGTTGCAATATTCTCGAACTAACACTTCAGAAAAGGAATATTTAAAAACAAATATGAATATGCTATTGGAACATGCTAAAACAGAGCTTATAGATAGTATTGAAGAGAAGCAGGCTAAAATTATTTGTGATGATCTACCAACAATGGATGTGATTTCATTTCAAATTCAGCAATTGTTTATTAACTTAATAAGTAATTCATTAAAATATAGTAAAGAAGGAGTTCCTCCAATCATTAAAATTACGCATCATGAGGTGCTTTCTAGAGAAGTAGATGCAATAAAGGACTCCTTGTATAAGTTTCATCATAAAATCACCTTTATAGATAACGGAATTGGGTTTGAACAAGCCTACGCCGATAAGATATTTCTTCTCTTTAACAGGTTGCACGGTAAGTCTGAATATTCTGGTACAGGTATTGGCTTAGCAATTTGTAAAAAGATTGTAGAAAACCACAGAGGAGTTATTCTAGCACAGGGTAAACCTAATTTTGGTGCCACATTTATAATTTACTTGCCGTTTTTAAAGTAG
- a CDS encoding response regulator: protein MNSDYINIALADDDEDDRLFFTEAFEELKIKSKVLLFKDGIELMEYLNDSINVLPNLLFLDLNMPKKSGLECLKDIKATARLSDMVIAIYSTSASEEDIENTFVKGANVYIKKPNDFEKLKKVLSEVVTTNWQYQTNGLNKDNFLLRL from the coding sequence ATGAATAGCGATTATATTAATATAGCTTTGGCCGATGATGATGAAGACGATAGGTTGTTTTTTACAGAGGCTTTTGAAGAGTTAAAAATTAAAAGTAAAGTGTTACTTTTTAAGGATGGTATTGAATTGATGGAGTATTTAAATGATTCCATAAATGTACTTCCTAACTTATTGTTTCTGGATTTAAATATGCCAAAAAAATCAGGATTAGAATGTTTAAAAGATATCAAGGCAACCGCACGGTTAAGTGATATGGTAATTGCCATATACTCAACCTCAGCTTCGGAAGAAGATATTGAAAACACCTTTGTTAAAGGAGCTAATGTATACATTAAGAAACCTAATGACTTTGAAAAACTTAAAAAAGTGCTTTCAGAAGTCGTAACAACCAATTGGCAATATCAGACCAATGGTTTAAATAAAGACAATTTTTTATTAAGATTATAA
- a CDS encoding helix-turn-helix domain-containing protein, with product MKILLKFDFTKVCNTLLKEKLEAHQFNYHQTAFGEIELLSKISEEQLMMFHKDINGYGIEVVEDPKKIVIQKIKDTIIDMVFNEKDVNVKTSVYLAEQLQENYNYLSNLFSEVTYTSIENFIILQKIEYTKILLTNEELSLTEIAFKLNYSSVAHLSKQFKNTTGITPSAFQRIIAKRKQIN from the coding sequence ATGAAAATATTGCTAAAATTCGATTTTACGAAGGTCTGCAACACGCTCTTAAAGGAGAAGTTGGAAGCACACCAATTCAATTATCATCAGACAGCATTTGGTGAAATAGAATTGTTATCTAAAATATCAGAAGAACAATTAATGATGTTTCATAAAGATATTAATGGTTATGGAATAGAGGTTGTCGAAGATCCTAAAAAAATTGTGATTCAAAAAATTAAAGATACTATTATCGATATGGTGTTTAATGAAAAGGATGTCAATGTAAAGACTTCTGTATATCTAGCAGAACAACTCCAAGAGAATTATAACTATCTATCTAACCTATTTTCAGAAGTGACCTATACGTCCATCGAAAATTTCATTATATTACAGAAAATAGAGTATACTAAGATTTTATTAACAAATGAAGAGCTTTCACTCACCGAAATAGCGTTTAAACTTAACTACTCTAGTGTGGCACATTTAAGCAAACAATTTAAAAATACAACCGGTATTACACCGTCAGCTTTTCAGCGTATTATTGCTAAAAGAAAACAAATAAATTAA
- a CDS encoding lipid-binding SYLF domain-containing protein, producing MKIRNLIVTMALSLVTAFSFAQNRDDMRVMKDAEKAISTFKSSDKGLEKFFTNASGYVVFPNVGEGALIIGAASGNGVVYNDGKAIGMASMKKLDIGLQAGGEAYMQVIFFETEDALNEFKQGNFEFSAEAKAVIVDKGASKNANYNEGVVTFAKSKAGAMADASIGGQKFKYSEF from the coding sequence ATGAAAATTAGAAATTTAATAGTAACAATGGCATTGAGCTTAGTAACTGCATTTTCGTTTGCTCAAAATAGAGATGATATGCGTGTAATGAAGGATGCCGAAAAAGCAATCTCAACTTTTAAAAGTTCGGATAAAGGATTAGAAAAATTTTTTACTAATGCCTCTGGTTATGTCGTTTTTCCAAATGTAGGAGAAGGAGCACTAATTATAGGAGCAGCTTCTGGAAACGGAGTTGTTTATAATGACGGTAAAGCCATTGGTATGGCAAGCATGAAAAAGCTAGACATCGGATTACAAGCAGGTGGAGAAGCTTATATGCAAGTTATTTTCTTTGAAACAGAAGATGCATTAAATGAATTTAAGCAAGGAAATTTTGAGTTTTCTGCTGAAGCAAAAGCCGTGATTGTAGATAAAGGAGCAAGTAAAAATGCCAATTATAATGAAGGTGTTGTCACTTTTGCAAAATCAAAAGCTGGTGCAATGGCTGATGCCTCAATTGGTGGTCAAAAATTTAAGTATTCAGAATTTTAG
- the xerA gene encoding site-specific tyrosine recombinase/integron integrase: MQLQTSITLKHLIIDQKKCVGLQFNSSKVIQSLIMTLPNITWSQDLLLYYLPNTKSNLDLIFKTFYGVAWVNGNYFFSDKIINEDNPQLNLERYRNRKPKDGFKPCPENYLLKLELKRYSDNTVRNYVSSFESFINYYYNEDPITLNEIDVRKYLQKLIQEGKSNSYVNLTINSIKFFYEVVHEMPNRFYSIERPRKEKQLPEVLSKEEIIKIINNTNNVKHKCIVGLLYSSGLRRAELLNLKINDIDSKRMVVKVNNAKGNKDRISILSPSILTNLRQYYKDYRPEHYLFEGQKGGPYSATSVVKIISTAAKKAGILKKVTPHMLRHSFATHLLENGTDLRHIQLLLGHNSTKTTEIYTHVANRSFMEIKDLLS, translated from the coding sequence ATGCAATTACAAACGAGTATAACATTGAAACACCTAATTATTGATCAAAAAAAATGTGTTGGACTTCAATTTAATTCAAGTAAAGTCATACAATCCCTTATTATGACGCTACCTAATATAACTTGGAGTCAAGATTTATTACTGTATTACTTACCTAATACTAAGAGTAACTTGGATTTGATTTTTAAAACATTTTATGGTGTTGCTTGGGTTAATGGCAATTATTTTTTTTCTGATAAAATAATAAATGAAGATAATCCTCAACTAAATTTAGAACGTTATAGAAATAGAAAACCTAAGGATGGTTTTAAACCTTGTCCAGAAAACTATTTATTAAAACTTGAACTTAAGAGATATTCAGATAATACTGTTCGTAATTATGTGTCTAGTTTTGAGTCTTTTATTAACTATTATTATAATGAAGATCCTATAACGTTAAATGAAATAGATGTTCGAAAATATTTGCAAAAACTAATACAAGAAGGCAAATCAAACTCTTATGTGAATTTGACCATAAATAGCATTAAGTTCTTTTACGAAGTTGTACACGAAATGCCAAATAGATTCTATTCTATTGAACGACCACGAAAAGAAAAGCAACTCCCTGAGGTATTATCTAAAGAAGAAATTATAAAAATCATAAATAACACTAACAACGTTAAACATAAGTGCATTGTCGGATTACTCTACTCTTCTGGGCTTCGACGAGCAGAATTGTTAAACCTTAAAATTAACGATATAGATAGTAAAAGGATGGTCGTAAAAGTTAATAATGCTAAAGGAAATAAAGACCGTATATCTATATTAAGTCCTAGTATTCTAACGAATTTACGGCAATACTATAAGGATTATAGACCAGAACATTACCTTTTTGAAGGTCAAAAAGGAGGACCTTATAGTGCTACAAGTGTTGTGAAAATAATTTCAACAGCTGCAAAAAAAGCAGGTATTTTAAAAAAAGTTACGCCTCACATGCTTAGACATAGCTTCGCTACACATTTATTGGAAAATGGAACAGACCTTAGACATATCCAACTTCTTTTGGGACATAATTCTACTAAAACAACAGAAATATATACACATGTAGCAAATAGATCATTTATGGAAATAAAAGATTTACTATCTTAG
- a CDS encoding cation transporter: MNKTIFEITKMDCPSEENLIRMKLDGNSSIANLEFDIPNRKLTVFHSGEIDQIEKSVIELNLGGKKISTEQTDQTEFKENANQKKLLWSVLVINFAFFIIEMTTGIISKSMGLVADSLDMLADSFVYGISLFAVGGTIIKKKRIAKLAGYFQIALAIIGFIEVLRRFFGDEKLPDFSTMIIVSIFALIANGICLYILQKSKSKEEAHMKASMIFTSNEVIINLGVIIAGIMVNWLSSSKPDLIIGTVVFVLVIQGALRILKLSK, from the coding sequence GTGAATAAAACAATATTTGAAATTACCAAAATGGATTGTCCTTCAGAGGAAAATCTAATCCGAATGAAATTGGACGGAAATTCGAGCATTGCGAATTTGGAGTTTGATATTCCAAATCGAAAATTGACAGTTTTTCATAGCGGAGAAATTGACCAAATCGAAAAGTCAGTTATCGAACTGAATTTAGGCGGAAAAAAAATATCGACTGAACAAACCGACCAAACTGAATTTAAAGAAAACGCAAACCAAAAAAAACTACTTTGGTCTGTTCTTGTCATAAATTTTGCGTTTTTCATAATCGAAATGACAACAGGGATTATCTCAAAATCTATGGGACTTGTTGCCGATAGTTTAGATATGCTTGCGGACAGTTTTGTGTACGGAATTAGTTTGTTTGCGGTCGGTGGAACAATAATAAAGAAAAAAAGAATTGCAAAACTTGCGGGATATTTTCAAATAGCACTTGCGATTATTGGATTTATAGAAGTTTTAAGAAGATTTTTTGGAGACGAGAAACTTCCCGATTTTTCGACAATGATTATCGTTTCGATTTTTGCACTTATAGCAAACGGAATTTGTCTTTACATTTTGCAAAAGTCAAAAAGCAAAGAAGAGGCACATATGAAAGCAAGTATGATTTTCACCTCGAATGAAGTAATTATCAATTTGGGAGTAATAATTGCTGGAATTATGGTAAACTGGTTGAGTTCAAGTAAACCAGATTTGATTATTGGAACAGTCGTTTTTGTGCTAGTCATTCAAGGAGCTTTACGGATTTTGAAATTAAGTAAGTAG
- a CDS encoding abortive infection family protein yields MNEELFSKIESFQNLLIDFATGGDWDEENYSKTRKELLDNEIISNEIPDFIKTTRTAEQFWHFIKQVSSNYAGRRMFLWDSFSKLLDIAEKNKSTPGENSISEKLKSINEIYIKQEWDKALKRKTIDPEGAITTSRTLIETVCKHILEDKKIEYSDSLDLPKLYKLTAKQLNLAPDQHTEKIFKQILNGCQSVVEGLGGIRNKLSDSHGKGIAKTKPSERHAELAVNLAGAMTLFLFESSKK; encoded by the coding sequence ATGAACGAAGAACTATTTTCAAAAATTGAATCTTTTCAGAATTTACTGATTGACTTTGCAACTGGTGGAGATTGGGATGAAGAGAACTACTCTAAAACAAGAAAAGAATTACTTGACAATGAAATAATTTCAAATGAAATTCCAGACTTCATAAAAACGACAAGAACAGCGGAACAATTTTGGCATTTCATAAAACAAGTTAGCTCGAACTATGCTGGCAGAAGAATGTTTTTATGGGATTCTTTTTCTAAACTTCTTGATATTGCAGAAAAGAACAAATCAACACCTGGAGAAAATTCTATTTCTGAAAAATTAAAAAGCATAAATGAAATTTATATTAAACAAGAGTGGGATAAAGCTTTAAAAAGAAAAACGATAGACCCTGAAGGAGCAATTACGACAAGTAGAACTTTAATCGAAACAGTTTGTAAGCACATTTTGGAAGATAAAAAGATTGAATATTCAGACAGTTTAGATTTACCAAAATTATATAAATTAACAGCTAAACAACTAAATTTAGCACCAGACCAACATACTGAAAAAATTTTTAAACAAATATTAAACGGTTGCCAATCTGTAGTGGAAGGATTAGGAGGAATTAGGAATAAATTAAGTGATTCTCACGGAAAAGGAATAGCAAAGACTAAACCGAGTGAAAGACACGCTGAATTAGCTGTTAATTTAGCTGGAGCAATGACACTTTTTTTATTTGAGAGTTCAAAAAAATAA
- a CDS encoding phospholipase D family protein: protein MAKFLNTRKAVSEIEDLIRNAEARLILISPYLKLSKDFKELLTYRNSKDKITTVIFGKQELNPHEMKFLQGLRFVILKYNQDLHAKCYLNDDKMIITSLNLYEFSMNNNKEMGVLVDLNDESDKELFEDAYKEIDFIDETSERFEFTSIPEVTKREKKETETQPKIANSSNSKLLTTKELSQLTGLSSRKVNSWLTDNKLMYKKEDDWTTTKRGKEVGGIEKRGQYGQFVIWPEEIAKQITK from the coding sequence ATGGCAAAATTTTTAAACACAAGAAAAGCTGTATCTGAAATAGAAGACTTAATCCGGAATGCAGAAGCAAGATTAATTTTGATTTCACCTTACCTTAAATTATCAAAAGATTTTAAAGAATTACTTACATATAGAAATAGTAAGGATAAAATAACAACAGTAATTTTTGGAAAGCAAGAACTGAATCCGCACGAAATGAAATTTCTTCAAGGATTAAGATTTGTGATTTTAAAATATAATCAGGACTTACACGCTAAATGTTATTTGAATGATGACAAAATGATTATTACATCTCTCAATCTATATGAATTCTCAATGAATAACAATAAGGAAATGGGAGTTTTAGTGGACTTGAATGACGAATCGGATAAGGAATTATTTGAAGATGCTTATAAAGAAATAGATTTTATAGACGAAACCAGCGAAAGGTTTGAATTTACGTCAATTCCGGAAGTTACAAAAAGAGAAAAAAAAGAAACAGAAACGCAACCGAAAATTGCGAATTCTTCAAACTCAAAACTTCTAACAACGAAAGAATTATCACAACTAACTGGCTTGAGTAGTCGAAAAGTCAATAGTTGGCTAACAGATAACAAATTGATGTATAAAAAAGAAGATGATTGGACTACAACGAAACGTGGAAAAGAAGTTGGCGGAATTGAAAAAAGAGGTCAATATGGACAATTTGTAATTTGGCCAGAAGAAATAGCAAAACAGATAACGAAATAA
- a CDS encoding STM3941 family protein has translation MTEIKFYKSKKRAISMMLLCSIFVLLGIWLLPKEPLIGWSCIGFFGLAYPLGIYNLIDKKPMIIINEVGIYDRSANRDFINWELIHDAYPINISGQKFICLIIDEKFKPSRKKGVIYKSAVKLNEAIGAQELNIHLGQIKKIDEIKLTEFILEMSKADKNTKTELIKTLPNTV, from the coding sequence ATGACCGAAATAAAATTTTACAAATCAAAAAAAAGAGCAATTAGTATGATGCTATTATGCTCAATTTTTGTGCTACTAGGAATTTGGCTACTTCCGAAAGAACCGCTTATTGGATGGAGTTGTATCGGATTTTTTGGACTTGCATATCCACTCGGAATTTATAATCTGATTGATAAAAAACCAATGATTATTATAAATGAGGTCGGAATATATGACCGTAGCGCGAATCGTGACTTTATAAATTGGGAATTAATACACGATGCTTATCCGATTAACATTAGTGGACAAAAATTCATTTGTTTGATAATTGATGAAAAATTTAAACCTTCTAGAAAAAAAGGAGTGATTTATAAAAGTGCTGTAAAACTGAACGAAGCAATTGGAGCGCAAGAATTGAATATACATTTAGGTCAAATTAAAAAAATTGATGAAATCAAGCTGACTGAATTTATACTTGAAATGTCAAAAGCTGATAAAAACACTAAAACGGAATTAATAAAAACGTTGCCCAACACCGTATAA